From one Drosophila subpulchrella strain 33 F10 #4 breed RU33 chromosome 3L, RU_Dsub_v1.1 Primary Assembly, whole genome shotgun sequence genomic stretch:
- the LOC119553159 gene encoding pericentrin isoform X11, producing the protein MKGNYGSIKGTSKNLLSENTVDDQHWPKELILLREKFTAKSQLEITQLNIKHADEMSRMKLEYEKQLNRKNKRHLTFDATRDLEQAICERDGLRELSKSFRSVICRLAKCVANCEEDLNNTLSEEVQRLLFHSRSQDAGDDLEVTLSGSLNNTKQMLRVPDVHSLLEVVEDPSLVQFIDSKSNEEPSEDFDLNDCLERLKSEASYLLHLSEDLNKQRPHDESSEHLDEPEKQEHELCCEAEDGLKTTAAVQQQVLTKFLRTNSLNDQQMGVASQRKNSNPEAGKTHTSLPPDLQQHAGNASELSFQLVQLKNRLIKSEADRQNLQQQLSHTIDRNAELGQELQALRDQLSQLNSLNHTDYNEGYGLGPMKSLQEQGLDQSSASFLALQERARHLLSSSPVKEPPSRDQANSTVTLLQMIEDFCREGDKVVECGKKDREDLQSQIDTADKQLKDTRRFLEDQAAEREQERDEFQREIERLKAQLRDKEKEHSSYANASEELKLAKRKHYAQLEGQFREVNHQLSESNAKRDKFEVELKASIDKIFVLREIISELETQVQTKALNEQVLGEKAKQLEEYVSLQMRDNDALQQEVHSLKTDIGEGYQSRIRLLEEKLQQGRPSAEQGSVLSQVAEKLRDIETTLDQKTKILESLHNSNTVSNSGSLSVTEDVSIHGSKEPTAAGSPSHTSLTVEGVQRVTEKLDRHTRVEEAAIKRIRDLEMQVHQLRAGCVELQHERDSLQGRMDEQTQRISTLQNRLEEQRQRAEQLHRAGTSDLNTRVHELQGEVQNLSEQLTARDKQMATLRQQLQRSKEEIMRLEAEVTVRTQPDRSLVDKLQAEVQQRGAEIAKLKDKIRTEMINRLAVPDLMETMLADKNDEIDHLRDQLEAKEKELLAAHQDGSLISSPAGAAGKQEGSGGKLSARTLSDIGSITEFPEPDVDRRAAMRSINAPLQMSDGAGVFLHQTMETSKEAVANLTHKRTDDLSGFMAPYPVNTFEHPHYFQALGVTAQSSDGLTPGLVPRQINFSNLTEDSKVKTSSLLMRTPEMPRPMTPPEVQQLRLKLSNLETEKQRQQSELDIKLQDLQKELQQEKEKLSRQAQSLQSHEENEVKYRLRIESLESKILETAAQAASDRENLRKELNCVSAAHEQCEDAAAARKRESEILNSEVKIKADQLQAALRRTGDLELQVLNLERELERLKNSENSSKQYSVDEIAQQVEKELNYSAQLDSNILKAIESEEENNLDKKQQKGVQTEVETLPGTGNGTDDENFTGERELLNQLEALRAQLAVEREQCEAMSKELLGEKQHSQDIQEQDVIIIEAMRKRLETALDAEDELHKQLDQERERCERLQTQLTSLQRAESRRNSSLLLKSPGDSPRKSPRADFESELGDRLRSEIKLLAAQNERERERSADAQRSSERERQRYEKELQERVAYCERLKQEMEKLARDKDSAESELEHFNERLTLQAGEIESLEARLVTLQEAETRRANTRTRQHQENVKLQAEIHELKSKLLSAEAARDCLEQKVTQLRFDVSRSGQREAKLAEALAQANDRLAHSTDDNVPAQFLQKMKEINTLLAENTQENRQMAETVQFLVGERIALQKKCEELGGAGNTNVTELEERCRQLIGRYLRVESHRKALVYQKRYLKLTLEGYQASEQLALQNLRGAQPTQRNIKKKFKTVALAIIAIQRIKYIGRIWHTGKRIVSKSVFTITQQRSPGLNLNVAPPQSPLPGPNPNLPTNNNNNLMGRLSYAPLSPPMVSYSTVQPIMLPSDFTLQAATSSLQSTIANNNADNSLPSLARLDWPTMQKPKRAHARHH; encoded by the exons AATTTGTTGTCGGAGAATACTGTGGATGATCAGCATTGGCCCAAGGAGCTGATCTTGCTGCGCGAGAAGTTTACGGCCAAGAGTCAACTGGAGATCACTCAGCTGAATATTAAACATGCCGACGAG ATGTCGCGCATGAAACTGGAATACGAAAAGCAGCTGAATCGGAAAAACAAGCGTCACCTGACCTTCGATGCGACCCGTGACCTGGAGCAGGCGATCTGCGAACGGGATGGATTGAGGGAGCTGTCCAAGAGTTTCCGCAGCGTGATCTGCCGGCTGGCCAAGTGTGTGGCCAACTGTGAGGAGGATCTGAATAACACCCTCTCCGAGGAAGTGCAACGCCTGCTGTTCCACAGTCGCAGCCAGGATGCGGGTGACGATCTGGAAGTGACCCTCAGCGGCTCCCTGAACAACACAAAGCAAATGCTCCGAGTGCCGGATGTGCACAGTCTGCTGGAAGTTGTGGAGGATCCCAGTTTGGTGCAGTTCATCGACAGCAAGAGCAACGAAGAGCCAAGTGAGGATTTCGATTTGAATGATTGCCTGGAGCGCTTGAAGTCGGAAGCCTCCTATCTGTTGCATTTGTCAGAGGATTTGAATAAACAGCGACCACACGATGAGTCCTCGGAGCACCTGGACGAGCCGGAAAAGCAGGAGCATGAGCTCTGCTGCGAGGCGGAGGATGGTCTGAAGACCACAGCGGCGGTGCAGCAGCAAGTCCTGACCAAATTCCTGCGCACAAACTCACTGAATGATCAGCAAATGGGCGTGGCCAGTCAGCGGAAGAACAGCAATCCGGAGGCGGGAAAAACACATACCTCGCTGCCACCAGATCTTCAGCAGCATGCAGGCAATGCCTCGGAGCTATCCTTCCAGCTGGTGCAGCTTAAGAATCGCCTGATTAAATCGGAGGCGGATCGTCAGAATTTACAACAGCAATTGAGTCACACCATCGATCGCAATGCAGAATTGGGGCAGGAGCTGCAGGCCCTCAGGGATCAGCTTTCCCAGCTGAATTCCCTTAACCACACGGACTACAATGAGGGCTATGGCCTGGGGCCCATGAAGAGCCTGCAGGAACAGGGATTGGATCAATCATCGGCCAGTTTTCTTGCTCTCCAGGAGCGGGCGCGTCATTTGCTCTCATCGTCTCCTGTGAAGGAGCCACCTTCAAGGGATCAGGCGAATTCCACGGTCACCTTGCTGCAAATGATCGAAGACTTTTGCCGCGAGGGCGACAAAGTGGTGGAGTGTGGCAAGAAGGATCGCGAGGATCTGCAGTCCCAG aTCGATACCGCTGACAAGCAGCTGAAGGATACCAGGCGATTCCTGGAGGATCAGGCCGCTGAGCGCGAACAAGAGCGCGACGAATTCCAGCGCGAAATCGAGCGGCTGAAGGCTCAGTTGCGCGACAAAGAGAAGGAGCACAGCTCCTATGCCAATGCCTCCGAGGAG TTGAAGTTAGCGAAGCGAAAGCAT tATGCACAGCTGGAGGGACAGTTTAGAGAGGTTAATCATCAGCTCAGCGAGTCGAATGCCAAGCGGGATAAATTCGAGGTGGAGCTGAAGGCCTCGATTGACAAGATCTTTGTGCTGCGCGAGATCATCTCGGAACTGGAGACCCAAGTCCAAACCAAGGCTCTCAACGAACAAGTTCTGGGCGAGAaggccaagcaattggaggaATATGTCAGCTTGCAGATGAGGGACAATGATGCCCTGCAGCAGGAAGTGCACAGCTTGAAGACAGACATTGGAGAGGGCTATCAATCGCGTATCCGATTGCTGGAGGAGAAGCTGCAGCAGGGAAGACCATCCGCCGAACAGGGCTCGGTTTTGAGTCAGGTGGCGGAGAAGCTACGAGATATTGAGACTACGTTGGATCAGAAGACCAAGATCCTGGAATCCCTGCACAACTCCAACACGGTCTCCAATTCGGGCAGCTTGAGTGTCACCGAAGATGTTTCCATTCATGGCAGTAAGGAGCCCACGGCAGCGGGTTCACCCTCGCATACATCACTCACCGTGGAAGGTGTCCAGCGGGTTACCGAGAAGCTGGACCGGCACACTCGCGTGGAGGAGGCGGCCATCAAGCGGATTCGCGACCTGGAGATGCAGGTCCATCAATTGCGAGCCGGCTGCGTG GAGCTGCAACATGAACGGGACTCCCTGCAGGGCCGAATGGATGAGCAGACCCAGCGGATATCGACACTCCAAAATCGCCTGGAGGAGCAGCGCCAGCGGGCGGAGCAACTGCATCGTGCCGGCACCTCCGATTTGAATACCCGAGTCCATGAACTCCAGGGTGAAGTCCAGAATCTCAGCGAGCAACTGACTGCGCGGGACAAACAGATGGCCACCCTGCGGCAGCAGCTGCAGCGCAGCAAGGAGGAGATAATGCGACTGGAGGCGGAAGTCACGGTGCGCACTCAACCAGATCGCAGTCTGGTGGATAAACTGCAGGCCGAAGTGCAGCAGAGGGGAGCAGAGATTGCCAAACTAAAGGATAAGATACGCACGGAGATGATCAACCGTCTGGCCGTTCCGGATCTAATGGAGACCATGCTGGCGGACAAGAACGATGAGATTGATCACCTTCGCGATCAACTGGAAGCCAAGGAGAAGGAACTGCTGGCTGCCCATCAGGATGGCAGCCTCATCTCATCcccagcaggagcagcaggcaAGCAGGAAGGTAGCGGTGGCAAGTTGAGTGCTCGTACGCTCAGCGATATCGGATCGATTACCGAGTTCCCCGAGCCGGATGTGGATCGTCGAGCAGCAATGCGAAGTATCAACGCTCCCCTCCAGATGAGCGATGGTGCGGGCGTCTTCCTGCACCAGACAATG GAAACCTCCAAAGAGGCGGTGGCCAATTTAACGCACAAGCGCACCGACGACCTGAGCGGTTTCATGGCCCCGTATCCGGTCAACACCTTTGAGCATCCTCACTACTTCCAGGCCCTGGGAGTCACTGCCCAGAGCAGCGATGGCCTCACACCTGGCCTGGTGCCCAGGCAGATCAACTTCTCCAACCTTACAGAGGATTCCAAGGTGAAGACCTCTAGTTTGCTGATGCGCACACCGGAAATGCCAAGACCCATGACTCCTCCTGAAGTCCAGCAATTGCGACTGAAGCTCTCCAATTTGGAAACGGAAAAGCAGCGACAGCAGAGTGAATTGGATATCAAGTTACAGGATCTGCAAAAGGAATTGCAGCAGGAGAAGGAGAAGCTAAGTCGTCAGGCCCAAAGTCTGCAAAGCCATGAAGAGAATGAAGTCAAGTATAGGCTACGTATTGAGTCCCTGGAGTCCAAGATCCTGGAGACAGCTGCCCAGGCAGCTAGCGATCGAGAGAATCTCCGCAAGGAACTGAATTGCGTTAGTGCTGCCCATGAACAGTGCGAAGATGCAGCAGCTGCTCGTAAGCGGGAGTCGGAAATCCTCAACAGCGAAGTCAAGATTAAGGCTGATCAGCTACAAGCTGCCTTAAGGCGTACTGGGGATCTGGAGCTGCAGGTTCTAAACTTAGAGCGAGAATTGGAGCGCTTGAagaacagtgagaacagctcGAAGCAGTATTCGGTGGACGAGATTGCCCAGCAGGTGGAAAAGGAACTAAACTACTCCGCCCAGCTGGATTCCAATATCCTTAAAGCCATCGAAAGCGAGGAGGAGAACAATCTGGACAAAAAGCAGCAGAAGGGAGTGCAAACGGAGGTGGAAACTCTGCCAGGAACGGGCAATGGAACCGACGACGAGAACTTCACCGGCGAGCGGGAACTGCTCAATCAATTGGAAGCCCTTCGCGCTCAGTTGGCAGTGGAACGTGAGCAATGCGAGGCAATGAGCAAGGAGCTTCTGGGTGAGAAGCAGCACTCACAGGACATTCAAGAGCAGGATGTAATCATCATAGAGGCTATGAGGAAACGCCTGGAGACTGCTCTGGATGCAGAGGACGAGCTCCACAAGCAGTTGGATCAGGAACGGGAACGCTGCGAGCGTCTCCAAACCCAATTGACTTCCCTGCAGCGAGCGGAGAGTCGAAGGAATAGTTCTCTGCTGCTTAAGTCACCGGGCGACTCACCCAGGAAATCCCCACGAGCTGATTTCGAATCTGAACTCGGAGATCGTCTGCGCAGTGAAATCAAACTGTTGGCTGCTCAGAATGAGCGGGAACGGGAGAGATCAGCGGATGCTCAGCGGAGCAGTGAGCGGGAACGTCAGCGGTATGAAAAGGAGCTGCAGGAGCGAGTAGCCTACTGCGAACGTCTCAAACAGGAGATGGAGAAGTTAGCCCGCGACAAGGACTCAGCTGAATCGGAGTTAGAGCACTTTAACGAACGCCTCACCCTGCAAGCCGGCGAGATTGAGAGCTTGGAGGCCAGGCTAGTCACTCTCCAGGAGGCGGAGACGCGTAGGGCCAACACACGCACCCGCCAGCACCAGGAGAACGTGAAACTCCAGGCCGAGATCCATGAACTTAAGTCCAAACTGTTAAGCGCAGAGGCAGCTAGGGATTGCCTCGAACAGAAGGTCACCCAGCTCCGCTTCGATGTGAGTCGCTCCGGTCAGAGGGAAGCTAAGCTAGCTGAAGCCTTGGCGCAGGCCAATGATCGATTGGCCCACAGCACCGATGACAATGTGCCGGCCCAGTTTCTGCAGAAGATGAAGGAGATCAACACGCTGCTGGCGGAGAATACCCAGGAGAACCGGCAGATGGCCGAAACCGTTCAGTTTTTGGTGGGCGAGCGAATTGCCCTGCAAAAGAAGTGCGAGGAGTTGGGTGGCGCCGGCAACACCAATGTCACTGAACTGGAGGAGCGCTGCCGGCAGCTGATCGGTCGCTACTTGCGGGTGGAGTCGCATCGCAAGGCGCTGGTCTACCAGAAGAGGTATCTGAAGCTCACTTTGGAGGGCTACCAGGCCAGTGAGCAGTTGGCACTGCAGAACCTGCGAGGTGCCCAGCCTACCcaacgaaatattaaaaagaagTTCAA gacTGTGGCCCTGGCGATCATTGCCATCCAGCGAATCAAATACATTGGACGCATTTGGCATACGGGCAAGCGGATTGTGAGCAAGTCGGTCTTCACAATAACCCAGCAGAG AAGTCCGGGACTCAACCTGAACGTGGCGCCGCCCCAGTCCCCGCTGCCTGGACCCAACCCGAATCTACCCaccaataataacaacaacctCATGGGCCGTCTTAGCTATGCGCCCCTCTCACCGCCGATGGTTAGTTACAGCACCGTGCAGCCAATAATGCTGCCATCGGATTTTACCCTCCAAGCGGCAACATCTTCGTTGCAGAGCACCATTGCCAACAATAATGCTGATAACAGCTTGCCCTCGCTGGCGAGATTGGACTGGCCAACTATGCAGAAACCAAAAAGAGCGCATGCGCGGCATCACTGA
- the LOC119552522 gene encoding uncharacterized protein LOC119552522, whose protein sequence is MRLFVALVCVSLVAVSSGQLSLRGRLARSANVNLAVEQPALLAKTAGIVPSVLVKNAGIVPSVLVKNAGIVPSVLVKNAAAIVPAVDVAADVQDPSILPQVSTANILPYYPSYWPDYGSSNGGWYPGAWNGPSYPNNGYYDYGTPYLARPRFVKPVVTSAVAPAVIPAVLPAVIPSASSPSSSTATSESGESSNNDSATKDAAAVPEQAEPEQAVPEQAESEQAESEQADPEQAEPVQAEPVFSTQVV, encoded by the exons ATGCGTCTGTTTGTGGCTTTGGTTTGTGTCAGTTTGGTGGCCGTTTCCTCTGGCCAGCTGTCCCTTCGGGGAAGATTGGCTCGCTCCGCCAATGTGAACCTGGCGGTGGAGCAGCCCGCTTTGCTGGCCAAGACAGCTGGAATTGTTCCCTCCGTGCTGGTGAAGAATGCCGGAATCGTTCCCTCCGTGCTGGTAAAGAATGCCGGAATTGTTCCTTCCGTGCTGGTTAAGAATGCCGCCGCAATTGTTCCCGCTGTGGATGTGGCTGCCGATGTTCAAGACCCTAGCATCCTGCCTCAGGTTTCCACTGCCAACATCTTGCCCTACTATCCCAGCTACTGGCCCGATTACGGATCTTCCAATGGAGGCTGGTATCCCGGTGCCTGGAACGGTCCCAGCTATCCCA ACAACGGCTACTACGACTACggaactccctacctggccaGGCCCCGTTTTGTCAAGCCCGTCGTGACCTCCGCCGTGGCCCCCGCCGTGATCCCTGCCGTGCTCCCCGCCGTGATCCCCTCGGCTTCGTCCCCATCCTCCTCCACAGCCACTTCTGAGTCTGGTGAGAGCTCCAATAACGACTCCGCCACTAAAGATGCCGCCGCTGTTCCGGAGCAGGCTGAGCCCGAGCAGGCTGTTCCCGAGCAGGCTGAGTCCGAGCAGGCTGAGTCCGAGCAGGCTGATCCTGAGCAGGCTGAGCCCGTGCAGGCTGAGCCCGTGTTCTCCACCCAGGTGGTCTAG
- the LOC119553163 gene encoding probable nuclear transport factor 2: MNPQFETIAKTFVDQYYSAYDNEINHKNLPTFYSDTDSLMTLDGTQIKGATKILEKLNSLSIPRIERQIASVDSQPTLDGSVLIHVIGSMKWEGIIPINFSQVFLLKTSGTQYYIGHDIFRIMPNKE; the protein is encoded by the coding sequence ATGAATCCGCAGTTCGAGACTATTGCAAAGACTTTCGTTGATCAATATTATAGTGCATATGATAATGAAATTAATCATAAGAACTTGCCCACGTTCTATAGCGATACCGATTCGCTAATGACATTGGACGGAACACAGATAAAGGGTGCGACGAAGATTCTAGAAAAATTAAACAGCCTGAGCATTCCGAGGATCGAACGGCAGATAGCTTCTGTGGATTCACAGCCCACCCTTGATGGCTCAGTGCTGATCCATGTGATTGGATCTATGAAATGGGAAGGTATTATTCCCATCAACTTCTCACAAGTGTTTCTCCTGAAGACCTCTGGAACTCAATATTATATTGGTCACGACATTTTTCGAATTATGCCAAACAAAGAGTaa